A part of Legionella sp. PATHC035 genomic DNA contains:
- a CDS encoding pyridoxine/pyridoxamine 5'-phosphate oxidase, translating into MPFNMLKEWLNKEKERGIEDPSCAVLSTCSSSSEPHSRVVAIREIETESLLFFTQQKTRKVAELLNNPKSCLNFLFAMQNRQVILEGTAIPISQEENEAFWSTLPRERQLRFSAYAPTSGLVIKDLNQLETRKKELSDQFAGLPIPMSEYYFGFRFIPETWIFYTVGSISFSEVIRYTKIEDSWKSELISP; encoded by the coding sequence GTGCCCTTTAACATGCTAAAAGAATGGTTGAACAAGGAAAAAGAAAGGGGGATTGAGGATCCTTCCTGTGCTGTTTTAAGTACTTGTAGCAGCTCTAGCGAACCTCATAGTCGAGTGGTGGCCATTCGGGAAATTGAAACAGAGAGTCTTTTATTTTTTACGCAGCAAAAAACACGCAAGGTTGCTGAATTATTAAATAACCCTAAATCCTGTTTAAATTTTTTATTTGCGATGCAGAACCGACAAGTTATTTTAGAAGGTACAGCAATCCCCATTTCTCAAGAAGAAAATGAAGCTTTTTGGAGTACTCTTCCTCGTGAACGCCAATTGAGATTCTCTGCTTATGCTCCTACTTCAGGACTTGTCATTAAAGATTTAAACCAATTGGAAACCAGGAAAAAAGAATTGAGTGATCAATTTGCAGGACTTCCTATCCCTATGAGCGAGTATTATTTCGGTTTTCGCTTTATCCCAGAAACATGGATTTTCTACACGGTCGGCTCTATTTCTTTTTCTGAAGTAATTCGCTATACGAAGATAGAAGATTCTTGGAAATCAGAATTAATTTCCCCATAG
- a CDS encoding alpha/beta fold hydrolase — MNTKICFTNSTILLNDGRTLGYAEFGDPKGEVVFYFHGLPGSRLEAGHWENIACLNHYRLISIDRPGMGLSSKHPTRTILSWADDVEALANYLGIPKFSIIGHSGGAPFVAGCGYKIPHRLNKIAIVSGMGPFEIPEATASLGRGQRFINKMIKAIPPIATVMVNLMFLMLKKPGILKKMTSKMSEVDQRILGDTEAGDLFIQSSLEAFKGGITGVSQEIQLSLKPWGFDMSHIKCPVVIWQGRLDKQAPLAHANLYAKLIPNASLKVLDHEGHISLLINHGEKILRSVRE; from the coding sequence ATGAATACCAAAATTTGCTTTACTAATTCTACTATTCTGTTAAACGATGGCAGAACACTTGGATATGCTGAGTTTGGAGATCCAAAAGGAGAGGTAGTTTTTTATTTTCATGGACTTCCAGGTTCTAGGCTTGAGGCTGGGCATTGGGAAAATATAGCATGTTTAAATCATTATCGATTAATTAGTATTGATAGACCAGGAATGGGTTTATCTTCTAAACATCCAACGCGCACTATTCTTTCATGGGCTGATGATGTTGAGGCTCTTGCCAATTACTTAGGTATCCCTAAATTTTCTATTATAGGTCACTCTGGTGGAGCTCCTTTTGTTGCAGGATGTGGATATAAAATACCTCATCGGTTAAATAAAATAGCGATTGTCTCAGGTATGGGGCCTTTTGAAATACCTGAGGCTACAGCAAGTCTAGGACGAGGACAGCGGTTTATAAATAAAATGATTAAAGCAATACCCCCAATTGCTACCGTCATGGTAAATCTCATGTTTTTGATGCTGAAAAAACCCGGGATATTAAAAAAAATGACGAGTAAAATGTCAGAGGTAGATCAGCGTATTTTAGGTGACACAGAAGCTGGTGATTTATTTATCCAATCATCGTTAGAGGCTTTTAAAGGTGGTATTACAGGCGTATCTCAAGAAATTCAATTAAGCCTAAAGCCTTGGGGATTTGATATGAGCCATATAAAGTGCCCTGTTGTCATTTGGCAAGGTAGATTAGATAAACAAGCTCCGTTAGCTCATGCCAATCTTTATGCAAAATTAATCCCTAACGCCTCACTAAAAGTTTTGGATCATGAAGGACATATCTCGTTGCTCATTAACCATGGTGAGAAAATTTTGCGCAGTGTTCGTGAATAA
- a CDS encoding MerR family transcriptional regulator has translation MAYTINQLARLSGVSTRTLRFYDEIALLKPAYYGGNQYRYYKEEQLLMLQQILFFRELGFPLNDIQQIMSSDDFDKIESLKRHKSALESSLERTATLIKTIDKTISHLRGKIIMRDAEMYDGFDPIKQQEHEKYMLETGVISQKQIDDSWTRVSHWKKSNWEQFKNAGEKLNLELANALAKGVRTDSDEVQALIQEHYDWVNNFWTPTKETYLGLGKMYLDHPDFRLFYNKYHPGLVDYLVAAMRVFAERKLS, from the coding sequence ATGGCATACACGATTAATCAATTGGCGAGGCTTTCAGGGGTCAGTACCCGCACTCTGCGATTCTATGATGAAATTGCTTTATTAAAACCTGCCTACTATGGTGGCAATCAATATCGTTATTACAAAGAAGAGCAGCTGCTTATGTTACAGCAGATTTTATTTTTTCGTGAGCTTGGTTTTCCTCTAAATGATATCCAACAGATTATGAGTAGTGATGATTTTGATAAAATAGAATCATTAAAAAGACATAAATCTGCTTTGGAATCTAGTCTTGAACGAACAGCAACGCTCATCAAGACGATTGATAAAACCATTTCACATTTAAGAGGAAAAATAATTATGCGTGATGCGGAAATGTATGATGGCTTCGATCCCATCAAACAACAAGAGCACGAAAAATATATGCTCGAAACAGGAGTGATATCACAAAAGCAAATTGATGATAGTTGGACGCGTGTTTCTCACTGGAAAAAATCAAATTGGGAACAGTTTAAAAATGCGGGTGAAAAGCTTAATCTTGAGCTGGCCAATGCATTAGCAAAAGGAGTTAGGACTGATTCGGATGAGGTTCAGGCATTAATCCAAGAACATTACGATTGGGTTAATAATTTTTGGACACCAACAAAGGAGACATATTTAGGACTTGGAAAAATGTACCTGGACCATCCAGATTTTCGATTATTTTATAATAAATATCACCCTGGTTTGGTTGATTATTTGGTAGCTGCTATGAGAGTTTTTGCTGAACGTAAGCTATCGTGA
- a CDS encoding type II toxin-antitoxin system RelE family toxin, translating to MIYELHFHPLALKEWKKLSKELQEQFKKLLKRRLENPHVISAKLSGHLKDCYKIKLHQAGYRLVYQVNDNKMILLVVAVGKRNKNKVYESAEDRT from the coding sequence ATGATCTATGAGTTACATTTCCATCCGCTTGCGTTAAAAGAATGGAAGAAACTATCGAAGGAGTTGCAGGAACAGTTTAAAAAACTATTAAAACGGCGACTGGAAAATCCGCATGTTATTTCTGCCAAACTTAGTGGCCATCTTAAAGATTGCTATAAGATAAAATTGCATCAGGCTGGCTATAGATTGGTCTACCAAGTTAACGATAATAAAATGATTCTCCTTGTTGTTGCTGTAGGCAAGCGAAACAAAAATAAAGTCTATGAGTCAGCAGAAGATAGGACTTAA
- a CDS encoding type II toxin-antitoxin system Phd/YefM family antitoxin → MQTLYATQVASISELKKNPTKLINDAHGMPVVILNHNVAAAYLIPAETFEKLMDAVDESELKSIVEQRLSEPFTPVKVALDDL, encoded by the coding sequence ATGCAAACTTTATATGCAACACAAGTCGCTAGCATTAGCGAATTAAAGAAAAATCCCACAAAACTTATTAATGATGCGCATGGGATGCCCGTGGTGATTCTTAACCATAATGTAGCTGCTGCTTATTTAATTCCAGCAGAAACTTTTGAAAAACTGATGGATGCTGTTGACGAAAGCGAGCTAAAAAGCATTGTAGAACAACGCCTTTCAGAGCCCTTTACGCCAGTTAAGGTTGCGCTTGATGATCTATGA
- a CDS encoding type IV secretion protein IcmC, with the protein MADTCTGGTVACWISSQVNILNNVANNLLPVERLITGAAYLIGCAFLFKGVYCLKQYGEQRTMMSSNTNAKEPITYLLVGTMLIYFPTTFSMFMQSSFGYQNVLQYAPVNSGNSTLDTLFGSGSVVGRPLTIIIQVIGLIAFVRGWVLIARAAGSGSQPGATGKGLIHVFGGILAVNIIGTIEMINNTLYGS; encoded by the coding sequence ATGGCTGATACATGTACGGGCGGGACAGTAGCATGCTGGATATCAAGTCAGGTCAACATATTAAATAATGTTGCAAATAACTTGCTTCCTGTAGAGCGCTTGATTACAGGAGCAGCGTATCTTATTGGTTGCGCCTTTTTATTTAAGGGAGTCTATTGTTTAAAGCAATATGGCGAACAACGAACAATGATGTCGAGTAATACTAATGCTAAAGAACCAATAACTTATTTGTTAGTGGGTACAATGCTGATTTATTTTCCAACGACCTTTTCGATGTTCATGCAATCTTCATTTGGTTATCAAAATGTTCTTCAATATGCACCGGTAAACAGCGGTAATTCGACTCTTGATACATTATTTGGTAGTGGAAGTGTCGTTGGAAGGCCATTGACTATTATTATTCAAGTCATCGGCCTCATTGCTTTTGTAAGAGGCTGGGTATTGATTGCGCGCGCTGCAGGTTCGGGTAGCCAACCAGGAGCTACTGGAAAGGGTTTAATTCATGTGTTTGGTGGGATTCTAGCGGTCAATATTATAGGTACCATTGAGATGATTAATAATACACTATACGGATCGTGA
- a CDS encoding serine hydrolase domain-containing protein, which yields MSTSNTEIAQILSVNKTSGESAQQEFVYSVPKTESGAIDLTKAERIAEGGTHILYRFPDAPFVIKLMKQNPNPMELEELEKKYAVLYECFDKEGKQRCIREQHITHQVQLPGKEPQEAALSIVPYEKCFKSKVKFDFKIEPAELDIYLMEHNQDLFDKAHKALIHKEGSGVDFELNDYVLIDERIGAILQRLDSDPKLREVMIEFLNHYRDFYQRTNIILDAMGFENILFFKDEQGDWQFKIGSAIKHDTGKYTQELFDALHSGKEVNLTGFINFTHAYFSPANIRAVNICAMKLGLEPVIHDVTIDSTDLVRISQELSVGERMLAYARHGDFEKIDKILQEHRGELSFNLRDFWTYSLIADEYIKHGQPPTALKNYLDTVSQLPVILSENEDDAKRVEDSKKVIIDRKNMHDKKIMLHQELTTVALNKGQLQKIINSAHTPAVSYAYVESNEQHQHGVVKTSLALGKKNVQSTGTENAVDGNTRFPASSLSKIVFTYLVLQLVKEKQIDLDEPLLSILQQQGQEYERFKVNGEYPEKAMQLTARHVLSHTTGLPNWSPNLSSPLTFDPKSDLGSGYSYSGEAFLFLQTVIETKTGKNLEELAKKYVFDPLKMNRSTFKPQPEDDKNIVVVHTQLEKPTSILAIEPPLHSAASLLTTANDFSKFMSAWLESMDDPIIKQAFEPSSTYSIANTCGLGWHIYKNKDAVIAYQWGANPNTRSFIALNVTEKKGAVFFTNSENGMSIATQILNSPDLHPIGDMQELFNYMSFSQSDEAGWQETIAGKICEDEGRLEEARDYFEKAIELRRLEWSNAVHQNSSPEKTVFTSPMEPFVGNYNNEVEIDLREGSLICRRSNSETKLVRISETEFLPEEDPSFKISFKRDLVEIRSIHGEQTLLFKQSLPNPQLETAHEKTGGTKEQPSLTTVDSGKKVMLHDLMNKAYIPGISIATISDGTLSWNGAFGISDMDSGDCVDESTVFEACSLSKPLFAYLVLKLIEKDQLPQDFLTQSLPEIEYGRFKSEDREKVVSLTPQMILSHQTGLPNWEPGNNQLEFQFKPGDQYHYSGEGYHYLQKVIEAKMGKGLEQLAQEYVFTPLGMKNSHFEHARFEPGTQFASRHNELMQPQPYRDEVTAAGSLQTTAYDYAQFVMALLKEQTLRKTAMNELVSTEKDETARKKEIPQEVLQSVFWGLGWGLEKTEEGTLAFHWGDTSGAKAFVAINPENGSAICYFANSQNGLSLVKELVTPHVGVTKGLDYLCGKYDYTHYDKPGYKERHEGLLAESRGDYVTAKIHLLKAIELEPKYTGELRQHIECYDKPGWKEQQEGIKAELKGDYKTAIIKFNQALVQDLESERQIEKHLAWLNDLDHPIAVGKEKLQEYTGKYGPHEITLEGESLKLQSFGQSYKLVPVGKNIFSPEKNLNFRLEFDPERGHVAYHFLDLAFQPIIEKKQKTTVPISKMKLEEVMKKADIPGISVATVNHEGVISTPLVKGTVSSTQCGLLKMSLAKVKEEQSKFYKSYYILTEEGLLYYNKSKDKLHKLELDEYQLEEVRQSFSKDEQIDILSDDQLSEITSITDHLHSSPSMEVTPETVFGAASLSKPVFAYLVLKLIAANNANKAQPGLGQFNAKFDLKTPLYQVFPEILKKFRKEDEDKAKLLTTEMVLSHTTGLPITHDESKRFIEFQFAPGTKYAYSGPGIAYLQEVIEALTDSNLETLAQEHIFGEKALNMKHSSFHTDKSRSPQAANSLYTTPSDYAKFIVAWMNDEELQYAFQPMVSMNNDYLPGNWPMDVNGLEQDKNHVAWGLGFGLQIDKQCGCGLLKVTTDPSQSPFDCIEGLLEERNAVILFNDTLFYADQTNRTVQKIELTQSNQDDFNRLKEKCTESYQLAQGSELKLITSVTGRIHSAKRAYHSGDMNEYRAWVAMNLEDKSAVVYFANSHNGHILADSIISPEVEIDNVFNYFFQTYGFARNFDELQGITNFHGVNSNCLKKTSPKIEEKPDTPKELEKGTAMSEESEQLTTSLPKAKTLTLGFLTPDKRKEKNQQDNYCGFKSGFLIGKSF from the coding sequence ATGTCTACATCCAATACAGAAATCGCTCAAATTTTATCCGTGAACAAAACGTCTGGTGAATCGGCACAGCAAGAGTTTGTTTACTCAGTACCAAAGACCGAATCCGGTGCAATTGATTTAACTAAGGCCGAGCGCATCGCTGAAGGTGGGACTCACATACTTTATCGATTTCCAGATGCGCCTTTTGTTATTAAATTAATGAAACAAAATCCTAACCCTATGGAACTTGAAGAGTTAGAGAAAAAATATGCTGTTTTATATGAGTGCTTTGACAAAGAAGGGAAACAACGATGCATTCGGGAACAACATATTACTCATCAGGTACAACTTCCCGGAAAGGAACCTCAAGAAGCAGCTTTATCAATCGTTCCATACGAAAAATGTTTCAAATCTAAAGTTAAATTTGATTTTAAAATAGAACCTGCAGAACTTGATATTTACTTAATGGAGCACAACCAGGACTTGTTTGATAAGGCACATAAAGCACTTATTCATAAAGAAGGCTCTGGGGTAGATTTTGAGCTTAATGATTATGTGCTCATTGATGAGCGAATCGGCGCCATTCTGCAACGTTTGGATAGCGATCCTAAGCTTCGGGAAGTCATGATTGAATTTTTAAATCATTATCGTGATTTTTATCAAAGGACTAATATTATCCTGGATGCTATGGGGTTTGAAAACATTCTGTTTTTTAAAGACGAACAGGGTGATTGGCAGTTTAAAATAGGCAGTGCAATTAAGCACGATACAGGGAAATACACGCAGGAGTTATTTGATGCGTTACATTCTGGAAAAGAAGTCAATTTGACTGGTTTTATTAATTTTACTCATGCTTATTTCTCACCGGCAAACATTAGAGCAGTCAATATATGCGCTATGAAACTTGGTTTAGAGCCTGTTATTCATGATGTCACAATCGATTCAACCGATTTAGTTAGAATCTCTCAAGAATTATCAGTAGGAGAGCGAATGCTTGCCTATGCAAGGCATGGTGATTTTGAAAAAATAGATAAAATTCTCCAAGAACATCGGGGTGAGCTTAGTTTTAATCTCAGAGATTTTTGGACATACTCTCTCATCGCTGATGAGTACATTAAACATGGCCAGCCACCAACAGCACTTAAAAATTATCTGGATACGGTGAGTCAATTGCCCGTTATCTTGTCTGAAAACGAAGATGATGCAAAACGAGTAGAAGACTCAAAAAAGGTCATTATAGACCGAAAAAACATGCATGATAAAAAAATAATGCTTCACCAAGAACTCACAACTGTTGCCCTTAATAAAGGGCAACTACAAAAAATAATCAATTCTGCACATACTCCCGCTGTAAGTTATGCTTATGTTGAATCCAATGAACAACACCAACACGGAGTTGTAAAAACTTCTCTTGCTCTTGGCAAAAAAAATGTTCAATCCACAGGTACTGAAAATGCAGTGGATGGTAATACGAGATTTCCAGCCTCTTCACTGAGTAAAATTGTATTTACTTATTTGGTGTTACAGTTGGTCAAAGAGAAGCAAATTGATTTGGATGAGCCATTACTTTCTATTCTGCAGCAACAAGGCCAGGAATATGAGCGATTCAAGGTCAATGGTGAATATCCTGAAAAAGCGATGCAATTAACCGCGCGGCATGTATTGTCACACACTACAGGTTTGCCCAATTGGTCTCCAAATTTATCTTCACCACTCACGTTTGATCCTAAGTCAGATCTAGGTAGTGGATATTCGTATTCAGGTGAAGCGTTTCTTTTTTTACAAACAGTCATCGAGACAAAAACGGGTAAAAATTTAGAAGAGTTGGCTAAAAAGTATGTGTTTGACCCCTTAAAAATGAATCGCTCTACGTTCAAGCCACAACCAGAAGACGACAAAAATATTGTAGTGGTTCATACTCAACTAGAAAAACCGACTTCCATATTAGCAATAGAGCCACCACTTCATTCTGCTGCATCACTTCTTACAACGGCCAATGATTTTTCAAAATTCATGAGTGCTTGGTTGGAGAGTATGGATGATCCAATAATAAAACAAGCTTTTGAGCCAAGCAGTACATACAGTATTGCGAATACATGTGGGTTAGGTTGGCATATTTATAAAAATAAAGATGCAGTCATCGCTTATCAATGGGGTGCAAACCCTAATACACGATCGTTTATTGCACTCAATGTTACAGAAAAAAAGGGTGCGGTATTTTTTACAAATTCAGAAAATGGGATGAGTATTGCCACTCAAATTTTGAATTCTCCTGATTTACATCCTATTGGCGACATGCAAGAGCTCTTTAACTATATGAGTTTTAGTCAAAGTGATGAGGCCGGATGGCAAGAAACCATTGCAGGTAAGATTTGTGAAGATGAGGGTAGGCTTGAAGAAGCAAGAGATTATTTTGAAAAGGCCATTGAGTTAAGGCGTTTGGAATGGTCGAATGCAGTTCATCAAAACTCCTCTCCAGAAAAAACAGTATTTACTTCTCCAATGGAGCCTTTTGTAGGAAATTATAATAATGAAGTAGAAATCGACCTAAGAGAAGGAAGTTTAATCTGTAGGCGTTCTAATAGTGAAACGAAGCTTGTGCGAATATCAGAAACTGAATTTCTGCCTGAAGAGGATCCGTCGTTTAAAATAAGTTTCAAAAGAGATCTCGTAGAAATTCGTTCTATCCATGGTGAGCAAACCTTATTGTTTAAACAATCTTTACCAAACCCCCAATTAGAAACTGCTCATGAAAAAACAGGTGGAACAAAGGAGCAACCCTCTTTAACAACCGTTGATTCAGGAAAAAAAGTGATGTTGCATGACTTGATGAACAAAGCCTACATTCCTGGAATATCCATTGCCACTATTTCTGATGGAACACTTTCTTGGAACGGTGCGTTTGGTATTTCTGATATGGACTCAGGAGATTGTGTTGATGAGTCTACTGTATTTGAGGCGTGTTCCTTGAGTAAACCCTTGTTTGCTTATTTAGTATTAAAGCTGATAGAAAAAGACCAACTGCCACAAGACTTCCTGACTCAATCCTTACCTGAAATAGAATATGGACGATTTAAGAGTGAGGACAGAGAAAAAGTAGTGTCTTTAACTCCACAAATGATTTTGTCGCATCAAACAGGATTACCTAACTGGGAGCCTGGTAATAATCAACTTGAGTTTCAATTCAAACCGGGTGACCAATACCATTATTCTGGTGAAGGGTATCACTATTTACAGAAAGTCATTGAAGCAAAAATGGGTAAAGGTCTTGAACAGCTTGCCCAAGAATATGTATTCACACCGCTTGGAATGAAAAACAGTCACTTTGAACATGCTCGTTTTGAGCCAGGAACACAATTTGCCTCCCGTCATAATGAACTCATGCAGCCTCAACCGTATAGAGATGAAGTAACTGCCGCTGGGTCGTTACAAACTACAGCATATGATTATGCACAATTTGTCATGGCACTACTCAAAGAGCAAACGCTGAGAAAGACAGCAATGAACGAGCTCGTCTCAACAGAAAAAGATGAAACAGCACGAAAGAAAGAGATCCCCCAAGAAGTGTTACAATCCGTATTTTGGGGATTAGGGTGGGGTTTAGAAAAAACAGAGGAAGGAACATTGGCATTCCATTGGGGAGACACATCAGGGGCGAAGGCATTTGTTGCAATAAACCCTGAAAATGGTTCAGCGATTTGTTATTTTGCGAACAGCCAAAATGGGTTATCTCTTGTCAAAGAACTAGTAACTCCTCATGTTGGTGTAACAAAAGGCCTCGATTACCTTTGTGGCAAATATGATTATACACACTATGATAAACCAGGTTACAAAGAACGACATGAAGGTTTACTGGCTGAATCACGAGGCGATTATGTCACTGCAAAAATCCACTTGCTCAAGGCCATTGAATTGGAACCTAAATATACGGGTGAACTGAGGCAACACATTGAGTGTTATGATAAGCCGGGTTGGAAAGAGCAACAGGAAGGAATAAAAGCAGAATTAAAAGGTGATTATAAAACCGCCATAATCAAATTCAATCAAGCACTGGTGCAAGATTTAGAGTCTGAGAGGCAAATTGAAAAACACCTTGCATGGTTAAATGATTTGGATCATCCAATTGCGGTAGGAAAAGAAAAATTACAGGAATATACGGGTAAGTATGGACCTCATGAAATAACCCTTGAAGGAGAGTCACTCAAGCTTCAATCATTTGGACAAAGCTATAAGCTTGTTCCTGTGGGTAAGAATATTTTTTCACCAGAGAAAAACCTAAATTTTCGTCTTGAGTTTGACCCAGAACGAGGGCACGTTGCCTATCATTTTCTCGATCTTGCATTTCAACCCATTATAGAGAAGAAGCAAAAAACAACTGTTCCTATATCAAAAATGAAATTGGAAGAGGTGATGAAAAAAGCCGATATTCCAGGAATATCAGTTGCCACGGTAAATCATGAAGGAGTTATTTCTACACCACTCGTTAAAGGCACAGTCAGCTCAACCCAATGTGGGTTATTGAAGATGTCTTTAGCTAAAGTTAAGGAAGAGCAAAGTAAATTTTATAAATCGTATTACATCCTTACCGAAGAAGGCTTGCTTTATTATAACAAATCGAAGGATAAACTTCATAAGCTTGAACTGGATGAATATCAGCTCGAAGAAGTACGTCAAAGTTTCTCCAAAGACGAACAAATAGATATCTTGTCGGATGATCAATTAAGTGAGATTACCTCGATTACAGACCATCTTCATTCAAGCCCTTCTATGGAAGTAACTCCTGAAACAGTTTTTGGAGCCGCATCACTGAGTAAACCTGTATTTGCCTATTTAGTACTAAAATTAATCGCAGCAAATAATGCGAATAAAGCCCAACCTGGACTAGGACAATTTAACGCCAAATTTGATTTAAAAACCCCTCTTTATCAAGTTTTTCCAGAGATACTAAAAAAATTCCGCAAAGAAGATGAAGATAAGGCCAAGCTTTTGACCACAGAGATGGTATTATCCCACACGACAGGGCTACCTATTACGCATGATGAGAGCAAAAGATTCATTGAATTTCAGTTTGCCCCTGGCACAAAATATGCCTATTCGGGTCCAGGAATTGCTTACTTGCAAGAAGTCATCGAAGCATTAACTGACTCTAATCTTGAAACACTTGCCCAAGAACACATCTTTGGGGAAAAAGCGTTAAACATGAAGCACAGTAGTTTTCACACCGATAAAAGCAGGTCTCCGCAAGCGGCAAATAGCCTCTATACAACGCCAAGTGATTATGCCAAATTTATAGTAGCTTGGATGAATGATGAAGAGCTACAGTATGCATTTCAACCCATGGTTTCCATGAACAATGATTATTTACCTGGCAACTGGCCAATGGATGTCAATGGATTAGAACAGGATAAAAACCATGTGGCATGGGGTTTAGGTTTTGGATTACAAATCGATAAGCAATGTGGGTGCGGTCTTCTTAAAGTGACAACCGATCCAAGCCAATCCCCCTTTGATTGCATCGAAGGCTTATTGGAGGAGAGAAATGCGGTCATCCTATTTAATGATACGCTTTTTTATGCAGATCAAACCAATCGAACGGTTCAGAAAATCGAATTGACACAGAGTAATCAGGATGATTTTAATAGGCTAAAAGAAAAATGCACCGAGTCCTATCAATTAGCCCAAGGGAGTGAATTAAAATTGATTACCTCTGTAACAGGACGTATCCATAGTGCAAAGAGAGCCTATCATTCCGGTGATATGAATGAATACAGAGCGTGGGTGGCTATGAATTTAGAAGACAAGTCGGCTGTAGTTTATTTTGCCAACTCGCATAATGGTCATATTCTAGCAGATTCAATCATCTCTCCAGAAGTAGAGATAGATAACGTATTTAATTACTTTTTTCAAACCTATGGATTTGCACGGAATTTTGATGAGCTACAAGGAATCACTAATTTTCATGGGGTAAATTCCAATTGTTTAAAGAAAACTTCGCCTAAGATTGAAGAAAAACCAGATACACCCAAAGAATTAGAAAAAGGAACTGCTATGAGTGAAGAATCAGAACAGCTCACTACCTCTTTACCCAAAGCAAAAACATTAACTTTAGGATTTTTGACACCAGATAAGAGAAAGGAAAAAAATCAACAGGATAATTATTGTGGATTTAAATCAGGGTTTCTCATAGGTAAGTCTTTTTAA
- a CDS encoding 2OG-Fe(II) oxygenase, translating into MATNTRNQLTDLIVDRLNETKEHLKQQFFLEHPIKVARYFTLDDLLPTEIAEKIYTDFPNPNQMHLLSIPGKLKLKYSHLKDASSLLQDINFAIQAPKVVAVIEEITGIKNQIPDPSQFAGGISTLLKGYRLNPHLDNSHDVDRKHYRTVNVLYYVSPNWRLENGGNYELWDKEIKNCIVVPSLFNRLLVMETNRTSWHAVNPVLCNAPRCCVFNYFFSKQSPEDEEYFFNGNSFSARPEQKIRRAIERVKNTFIRR; encoded by the coding sequence ATGGCAACTAATACAAGAAATCAATTAACGGATCTGATTGTAGATAGATTAAATGAAACTAAGGAGCATTTGAAACAACAGTTCTTTCTTGAGCATCCTATAAAAGTTGCCCGTTACTTTACCCTAGATGACCTTCTTCCAACTGAAATTGCTGAAAAAATATATACCGATTTCCCTAACCCAAACCAAATGCATCTATTAAGTATTCCTGGAAAATTAAAGTTAAAATACAGCCACTTAAAAGATGCATCCAGTTTATTGCAAGATATTAATTTTGCGATTCAAGCCCCTAAAGTTGTTGCGGTGATTGAAGAGATAACTGGGATTAAAAACCAAATTCCTGATCCATCACAGTTTGCTGGTGGCATTAGCACATTACTCAAAGGATACCGTCTTAATCCTCATTTGGATAACTCGCATGATGTAGATAGAAAACACTATCGAACAGTAAATGTACTTTATTATGTGTCTCCTAATTGGCGACTCGAAAATGGTGGAAATTATGAATTATGGGATAAAGAAATTAAAAATTGCATTGTTGTCCCTAGTCTTTTTAATCGCCTGCTTGTGATGGAAACAAATCGAACCTCTTGGCATGCCGTAAATCCAGTTTTATGTAACGCTCCTCGATGTTGTGTGTTTAATTACTTTTTTTCTAAGCAATCTCCTGAAGATGAAGAATATTTTTTCAATGGGAATTCATTTAGCGCTCGACCTGAACAAAAAATTCGTCGTGCAATTGAACGCGTCAAAAACACATTCATAAGAAGATAA